From the genome of Nilaparvata lugens isolate BPH unplaced genomic scaffold, ASM1435652v1 scaffold5703, whole genome shotgun sequence, one region includes:
- the LOC120356070 gene encoding uncharacterized protein LOC120356070, translated as MVVRVGPLKKQQEEKLHSAEMKMLRWAGGVTRLDHIRNMHVRGSFRVAPVYEKVMEVRLRWYGPVNRRSPNHMTRNVLDMETQPRGRGRPRLTWLGLVHKNMKQLDLTNQTTQDRSNWRLRSRRADPK; from the coding sequence ATGGTAGTGAGAGTTGGCCCCCTGAAAAAACAGCAAGAAGAGAAACTCCATTCTGCTGAAATGAAAATGCTGAGATGGGCAGGGGGTGTGACTAGACTGGACCATATTCGAAACATGCATGTTCGGGGCAGTTTCCGGGTGGCACCAGTCTATGAGAAGGTAATGGAAGTAAGATTACGCTGGTATGGACCTGTAAATAGACGTTCACCCAATCATATGACAAGGAATGTACTTGATATGGAGACACAGCCGAGGGGCAGAGGCAGACCCCGTCTCACATGGCTAGGTttagttcataaaaatatgaagcaGTTGGACCTGACAAATCAGACGACCCAGGATCGTTCCAACTGGAGGCTTAGATCAAGGAGAGCCGACCCCAAATAA